The window GGGTATTTCAAAGACGCCTGACGAAACCAGGAACAGCAAAGATAAATTCATGTCGGCGCTTGCGTCGGTCGTCGCTCCGTTTTTCATATTTGGCAGAGGGTTAAAGAAATTTGTATATCGCTCCAGAAACCGCGCCAGGCTAAAGGGCGCTCCGGCTGCTTTGCTTTACGGCGATTCTGATAAGAAAATCGGTTTCTGGACTCTTTATTTCGGTTTTCGCGCAGGAAAGCTCGGACTTATAGATTCAGCGTACAATTCGCTTTATCTTATTGCGTCGGTCGCCGCGGAACGTACAGAACGCGTTCCGATGAAGGAATACGATAATGTAATGGATCATCCGCACGGATGGTTTTCCGATTCATCGAAGATGTGCGGCGAAACACGCTATGACAGGTATCTTGCGTGGCTTGACGCTCTTGCAAGGTTCAAGGGTCGGCTTCCTTTTATCCGCAGATACAGGATCCATAAAGACGGCACGATGTATTGCCGCCGCTTCGGATCGTTTATAAAAAATAATGCGGCTTATATCACACCTGCCATCAGCGCCGCCGTATTGGTTTTCATAATTTCCTCCGAACTGCCGATAAAGCCCGCCATAGTTGTCAGCATAGGCGATGAACGCGTCGGCTTCATACAGTCAAAGAGTGAATTTGATTCTCTGGTAAAAGATACGGAAAAGAGCGCTTCGGATGTCCTCGGATACTCGTTTAAATTGCCCGAAAAGATAACCTATACAGTTGAGCTTTCAAACAGCAATAAATATGTTTCTAAGGAAGAGCAAACATACAGCTTGAATAAGCATACATCGGCTTATATCACTTCCGGATACGGCATGTATATCGACGGAGTCCTTGTCGCAGTCAGTGAATCACGCGAAGTATTTGATTCCGCGATAGCATCCGCGCTAAATCACGAGCAGCAGGAAAATCTCGATGCTGATATATCTCTTTTAAATAATATCTCTTTTTCACACGATACATACCCGGTCGAAAGCTTTATGACCAAAAGTCAGATTTCTTCTCTGCTTATGTATGGAAGTGAAAAAAGCGTAAAAAGCGCAAAAAGCGAGTCGGTCGTCATTGATTCGGTCGCAGGGGCTATGGTCAGGGAATGCGCTGCAGTGTCTTCTGAAAATGCCTATTTTCTTTCGGAGGCATCAGCGGAAGGGCAGTCACCGCTTGATTCATCTTCAGAAGCATTGTCTGATGAAACAGCGGCTCTTCATTACTCCGTGACATCGGTCGAAAAATATGCGGTCACAGTTGATTATACTACAGAATACATCGACGACAATACAATTTTTATCGGAAAACAATACACGAAGCAAGATGGAGTTTCCGGTATTAACATGATCACCGCCACTGTCACGAGAGTAGACGGCGATGAAACCGAAAGAACAATTGAAAGCACCGAAACGCTCGTGGAAATGGTTCCGGAAATAATCGTACGCGGAACCCGGATACATCCCGAAGAACGCACTGACACAGGAAATAAAATATTTATGGTTCCTCTTGATTTGTTCTATGTGACATCATATTACGGGATGCGTGATCTTGACGGAGACGGATACAAAGAAGATTATCATACCGGAGTAGATCTTCGGGCCGAGATAGCGACAGATGTATATGCCGCCATGAGTGGAGAAGTCATATTTACCGGCTATATGGGATCATATGGGGATTTGATAAAAATTCAACATCCTAACGGAATGTATACTTATTATGCCCATCTGTCCTCATACAAAGTGAAAGTCGGCGACACGGTTAAGCAGGGGGATTTGATCGCTCTTTCCGGAGACAGCGGGAATACTCAGGCTCCGCATCTCCATTTCGAGATACGAAATTCAGATCTTGAAACGCTTAATCCGCTTAAATATCTTTTAACTGAATAAAATATCAAATTATTATGGCGGCGCCGCGATTTTCGCGGCGCCGCATTTTAATTATAAATATAGCTGTTTTCGAGAAAAGCTTCAATATAAATTTCGCCATAGAGCTTGTTTATACTTATTACATCATGTTGCTTTGCAGGTTGAGAAATCACGTGCTTACTTCTATTTGCAATCGGTGCTTTGCGCTTTTAAAGTGAAAAGGAAAAAGATTATTCTGTTATAATACAATAGATAGGTGACAAGATATGTGACAAAGAAGCAAATATTTATTAACTCGACATTAAATAATTACCACTCAAAGAGAGAAAAGACTCTGGTATATAGGCTTTTCTCTTATAAAACAGACTTATTTAAATGCCGTTTAATAATATCTGCCTTTGTTAAAGTGTAACCTATCATTGACACCTCAAAACATTTTTAAAAAATTTTGTTACCCATTGACGAAAGTGTGCTTTTGATGTTATACTGCTCATAGAAAAACGTCCTCTTCTTGTATGTGTTTTTGTTGTTATTAACATCATACTATATTTGAGTCCGTTTTTCTACTTTTTTGTCACCTACCTATTGTATCATAACATTGCAATTATTTATTTTGCGAGTTAATAATATAGTTCTGCGGGTAAAAAGGCGTTCTGCGCGTTTTTCCCGAATTAAGCTTCGCACGGCAGGATATAAGCACACGGCGTGATGAAAACGCATACTTCCGGCTTTTTTCTCTCCCTGTCCTGCGCGGCTTCGGGGAAAGGGTGATCAGATGTTTTTTAAGCTCGGCTTTCGCGGCGCAGCCAATACGATAAAGCGAGCGCTCGGCGTAATGCTTTTTCTCTGCTATTTCCTCGACCGGATAATCGTGCATATATCGCAGAACCAGAAAATCGCGGTACCTGTTGTCGTCTATCGCGTCAATTGCGCGGCTTAATTTGACGGCGTACCTGTCACAAAGCCTGCATTTTTTAACAAGTCTGCGGCGGACTTCTTCTTTGTCGTAAAAAATGCGCCTGACAAGCTCCATTTCCTGACTGTTGATTGTGTTTTTGCTATTAAGCCGCAAACACAGCTCACTGTTTTCGCGTTCTCCAAGCAGCTTTAAAAGCTCCCTGTCCGAAGAGATATCACGCAATAGCATTTTAAATAAGTAAAGATAAGTATCAACGTTCATAACGCATCCGTTCCCGCTGATTCATTAATCGCCGTTTTTGTTTTCGTATAGATTGTCAATGTAGTTATCATCTCCTCCGTCAGCTATAAGATTCAGCTGCCCTCGGATGGCGTCGAGAGCCTCTTCAACGCTTTCGATTGTCCATTTAAGGTCTTCCGCAATTTCGGAATAACCTGAGGGTATATACGAAAACGCTTGCCTGAGATGATACAGCGTGTTTTTCATATCTTCGGTTTCATCGGAAAAGCATTCCGATACTTGGCCGGGGTTGTTTTGCTTTATCATATGTCCTTCCTGTATATTTTATATATTAAGAGGCATGCGCCTGCTTTATCACTCTGTAAGTCATTATAACACTCAGGCTAGTAAAAGTCAAGGAATAATTACGAAAATTCGTAATTATTTATCATTGAAATGATAACAAAAATTTGATATACTATAAGATATAGGTTTTATTACTCGTAATATCCCATAAACGGGATGAAAGGGAATACCATGTTAAGGATCGAGCATTTGACAAAGACATATTCCGGTAAAACTGCCGTATCCGATCTTTCGCTGCACGTAAAGCCGGGTGAAATTTTCGGCTTTATAGGGCACAACGGAGCGGGAAAAACGACTACCATCCGCGCTGTCACGGGTGTGCTGGATTTTGACGGCGGCGATATATATATTGGCGGAGTTTCGATTAAAAAGGATCCTGTGAAATGTAAATCCATGCTTGCATATATACCTGACAATCCCGATATATATGAAAATCTCACAGGAATTCAATATCTTACGTTCGTCTGCGACGTATACGGAGTATCCGGAACAAGAAGAAAAGAATTGATTTCAAAGTATGCAGGTATATTTGAAATAGAAAATGTTCTCGGCGATCTTATAAGCTCATACAGCCACGGCATGCGTCAAAAGCTCGTCGTGACTTCCGCTTTGATTCATTCGCCGAAGCTGATGATACTTGACGAGCCCTTTGTCGGGTTGGATCCGTCCGCGGCTCATACACTGAAGCTTATTATGCGTGAGCTGTGCGATAACGGAGGAAGTATTTTCTTCTCTACTCATGTCCTTGACGTAGCTGAAAAGCTGTGTGACCGTATAGCGATAATTAAATCCGGTCGCCTTATTGCGGCAGGAAAGACTGATGAAATACGCGGAGACAAGAGTCTTGAGGACGTTTTCCTCGAGGTGACAAATGAATAATGCTTCGGCGTGGAAGCTGACAAGGCTTTATTATAAAAATACGCTCGGAATCAACAAGCTGCTGAAATCTAAAAAAAAGAATAAATACATAATTTTCGCGCTGTGGTGCTTTTTGTTCCTGTATGTCGGAGCCGCGTTTATATTTACATCCGGCTTTTATTCATATATGCTTACCGAGCAGTTCACGGCATTGGGGGTCGACGCGAATCTTTCAATCACGCTGATGATGACTGCCGCTTCGATTATTTCGATCGTTTCTTCGGCGTTTTCGGTCAAAGGGATGCTGTTGTGCCTCAGGGATCACGATCTGCTTATGGCGATGCCGGTGCCCGCGGGAAAAATTGCCGCTTCCAGACTTTTGAATGTCTATCTGATGAATTTCGTGATCTCACTATTTGCCCTTGTTCCGTCTTTTGCCGCAAACGCAATTATCGGGGGCTTTTCGCAGACAAAAGCCGTCATATTCTTCATCACGCTCCCTGTTGTCGTGCTTCTCCCGACAATAATAGGATGCCTGGTCGGAATTGTTTTGCTTCTTGCTACCTCCGGAATGAAAAAATCGAACACTGCTTCGATAATTCTGTCGTTTATTTTTCTTGCTTGTCTGATGTATTTCTCCTTC is drawn from Oscillospiraceae bacterium and contains these coding sequences:
- a CDS encoding peptidoglycan DD-metalloendopeptidase family protein, with amino-acid sequence MGISKTPDETRNSKDKFMSALASVVAPFFIFGRGLKKFVYRSRNRARLKGAPAALLYGDSDKKIGFWTLYFGFRAGKLGLIDSAYNSLYLIASVAAERTERVPMKEYDNVMDHPHGWFSDSSKMCGETRYDRYLAWLDALARFKGRLPFIRRYRIHKDGTMYCRRFGSFIKNNAAYITPAISAAVLVFIISSELPIKPAIVVSIGDERVGFIQSKSEFDSLVKDTEKSASDVLGYSFKLPEKITYTVELSNSNKYVSKEEQTYSLNKHTSAYITSGYGMYIDGVLVAVSESREVFDSAIASALNHEQQENLDADISLLNNISFSHDTYPVESFMTKSQISSLLMYGSEKSVKSAKSESVVIDSVAGAMVRECAAVSSENAYFLSEASAEGQSPLDSSSEALSDETAALHYSVTSVEKYAVTVDYTTEYIDDNTIFIGKQYTKQDGVSGINMITATVTRVDGDETERTIESTETLVEMVPEIIVRGTRIHPEERTDTGNKIFMVPLDLFYVTSYYGMRDLDGDGYKEDYHTGVDLRAEIATDVYAAMSGEVIFTGYMGSYGDLIKIQHPNGMYTYYAHLSSYKVKVGDTVKQGDLIALSGDSGNTQAPHLHFEIRNSDLETLNPLKYLLTE
- a CDS encoding ABC transporter ATP-binding protein, translated to MLRIEHLTKTYSGKTAVSDLSLHVKPGEIFGFIGHNGAGKTTTIRAVTGVLDFDGGDIYIGGVSIKKDPVKCKSMLAYIPDNPDIYENLTGIQYLTFVCDVYGVSGTRRKELISKYAGIFEIENVLGDLISSYSHGMRQKLVVTSALIHSPKLMILDEPFVGLDPSAAHTLKLIMRELCDNGGSIFFSTHVLDVAEKLCDRIAIIKSGRLIAAGKTDEIRGDKSLEDVFLEVTNE